One Acropora palmata chromosome 2, jaAcrPala1.3, whole genome shotgun sequence genomic window, GCCCTGTTTGAAGAAATGCTGCAcgcaaattattttaagttctAGACTGTCACAGTCACACGTCCCTGTATTCTAGGAAAATAATGTTAAGACCTCTCTGCATTGATAACCAGTCTACTAGTTATAACACACTTTAGCACCAGATGCTTAATTCATGTGGAGTCATCTGTTGTCTcccttgcatttttttttggtgtttgGTGTGAAGGGGTTTTCAGTCCTTCACAACTACATGAGTGTTCCTGATGGATGTCCAGTTGACTACATGCATTGTATCCTTCAAGGTAGTTCATGTAACTATGTACATTTAAATGTTGCATTCTAAAATTAAGGCATAATTACTTACGTTGTTGGAAAactaatttttgcaaaaaatgcgtaaattaaattatacaAACTTCCTTTAGTAAAATTGATTGAATATGATGCAATCTTAtgcaatcaatttaattttcattttgttaattgATGTGACCTAATTAATAGCCATGAAGAATTAACGGTCATCAacatttgttcttgtttttattagGCACGGGAAAGTGGATTCTAAGTGCAATTGTAGACTCCAAGAATAAAGACCTGGCATTCTTCATTGATGCAGATGCACAGAGGACCATTAATGCTAAGCTGCAAGCAATTGCTGTTCCACATGACATGGAAAGGAAGCCCAGATCTCTTGAGTACATTAAACGGTGGAAAGGTCAATCAAGTCCAAATAGCAaagatcattattattttaataagcaATGGAATTACATTTCTCCCTTTCATCGTCTTTACAAGTCAGTACAGGATTTTAAGAGTGCGCTATAACATTCTAATTCACTGTGAACACGTGAAATTCACATATATGAACTGTGAATTATGGTGTGAAGTGGTAGTGAAACTGAAGCCTGAAAAAACATCAGGGTTTTACAGGAGCCCTTACCTCTGTGATATTGGTGCAGGGCTGTCCCAGCTGAGCTAATAAGCCATCCGAGAGATGGTCATTTTGttggtatttttcttttcaggcgTTATTTTCACTACTGCTTAAGCGGTGTTCATAATTACGATGATCATTCTCATCTTCAAAATTCGAATTCTCATTCAATAATAGACCAAAAGGTCAAGTcacattaaaaagaaaaataaactattCTCAATGTTAAACGGGTTCAATTTGAAACTGTTGACTGCACATGACAGCTTTTGGTTAATTCATCAATTCTTACTTACAGCCACAGAGATGCAGCATTTCCTGCTT contains:
- the LOC141872337 gene encoding uncharacterized protein LOC141872337 codes for the protein MWSHLLSPLHFFLVFGVKGFSVLHNYMSVPDGCPVDYMHCILQGTGKWILSAIVDSKNKDLAFFIDADAQRTINAKLQAIAVPHDMERKPRSLEYIKRWKATEMQHFLLYFGLPLLKGILDDDHFHHLALLTTGLWIFLKNEISKEELALAGEIMRSFCRLMEPLYGNNFSSYNNN